From a region of the Andrena cerasifolii isolate SP2316 chromosome 13, iyAndCera1_principal, whole genome shotgun sequence genome:
- the LOC143375973 gene encoding uncharacterized protein LOC143375973: protein MERTADYSDDLVRNCVDDGNKLLMQQDTSRAINKYDQAIKHRPYYAIAHYNKRIALSMQNDIPSNSVEHKEMNTNQLINTVKDLNLASSADTCFVINTIAAVTKHTFSDDSSEEESDEEFNSLYEKLVNNNDCPFTTSKQTRHKTTKLKTESKIIEQKSSCVNQSTDSIVVDSFLSKLSENGFEIYERDKLSKIAVSIGLNRMYSISTRKNNSLILELESKVNTRKIKYKFFGYYWTCSWYTKDGKEANIEYVRSFYKKLKRKNPDLAKKFIAQEEKEGAERNVPYQNIREYAKNHPKTKELIKEFRDNNSNAMIYLHLADDDVSHFNGIYSAYLRIIDGCYKPPTVMSTGYEFPKDTQYMAYHLLSSMERMHRVITTFYIPLGTYYPEPNMCILIPQNCENVEESFIDRRRGQGRTLESAILLKNIQNNRQNVYAIFSEDNPIITNIPSRAKVYKQTQQSIPFSLAFNTGLANPTSKDIKKYSQVSQSHSNILTWSNSLFINSSIKYDNNYETDGECINNKNNKPLKGVDKQCKTLIANIRNNNDVELSQYKLGNRIGDANANDIVNAVKTINQYNTDFNTKYERTPEEQELIDIMNEREIPFTDLSRKSLLLIINSQIIDLIKDNTIDLQDLIDLDEETLEFILNRDEIIQALKDKTVYLDDLIDLRDNLDEFSEALNEYSVEYIVKSYKEDPLHLKFMADGPWDIVYMNSDDENIVRFAIEHQYIDDEDVATISEELLRGKDESAANMDFNAILLRIEHEGELEEYSSYEIDEEEYNNEYSDVESMGQVDHS, encoded by the coding sequence ATGGAACGTACTGCAGATTATAGTGATGACTTGGTTAGAAATTGTGTTGATGACGGTAATAAGTTATTGATGCAACAGGATACAAGTCGAGCTATTAATAAGTATGATCAGGCAATTAAACATCGTCCTTATTACGCGATTGCTCATTATAATAAACGTATTGCACTGTCCATGCAAAACGATATTCCGAGCAACTCTGTAGAACATAAAGAGATGAACACTAATCAATTGATTAACACGGTCAAAGATTTAAATTTAGCAAGCTCCGCTGACACTTGTTTTGTTATTAATACAATAGCTGCTGTTACAAAACATACATTTAGTGACGATTCTTCGGAAGAAGAATCTGATGAAGAATTTAATTCATTATATGAGaaattagtaaataataatGATTGCCCCTTTACTACTAGTAAACAAACTAGACACAAAACTACTAAACTTAAAACAGAGTCGAAGATCATTGAGCAGAAATCATCATGTGTAAATCAAAGTACAGATAGTATAGTGGTGGATTCATTTTTATCTAAACTATCAGAAAATGGATTTGAGATATATGAGCGAGATAAATTATCAAAGATTGCTGTCAGTATAGGACTGAATCGTATGTACTCTATaagtacaagaaaaaataaCTCGTTAATTTTAGAATTAGAAAGTAAGGTTAATaccagaaaaattaaatataaattttttggaTATTATTGGACATGTTCTTGGTATACCAAGGATGGTAAAGAAGCTAACATTGAATATGTAAGAAGCttctataaaaaattgaaaagaaaaaatccagATTTAGCCAAAAAGTTTATAGcacaagaagaaaaggaaggtgCAGAACGTAATGTACCATATCAAAATATTCGCGAATATGCAAAGAATCATCCAAAAACAAAAGAGTTAATAAAAGAATTCCGAGATAACAATTCTAATGCAATGATATATCTTCACCTAGCTGATGACGATGTATCCCATTTTAATGGAATTTATAGTGCTTATTTACGTATTATAGATGGTTGTTATAAACCACCTACTGTTATGTCTACAGGATACGAATTTCCTAAAGATACACAGTACATGGCATACCATTTATTAAGTTCTATGGAAAGAATGCATAGAGTAATCACAACATTTTATATTCCTCTAGGCACATATTATCCAGAACCAAATATGTGCATATTAATACCTCAAAATTGTGAGAATGTAGAGGAAAGTTTTATCGATCGTCGTCGGGGGCAAGGTAGAACTCTAGAATCagcaatattattaaaaaatatacaaaataatagaCAAAATGTATATGCTATTTTTAGTGAAGACAATCCCATTATCACAAATATACCCTCAAGAGCCAAAGTATACAAACAGACACAACAATCGATACCATTTTCGCTTGCATTTAATACAGGTCTTGCTAATCCAACCTCTAAAGACATTAAAAAGTATAGCCAAGTAAGTCAGTCACATTCTAATATTTTGACTTGGTCTAATAGCTTATTTATCAATAGTAGCATTAAATATGATAATAATTATGAGACTGATGGAGAatgtattaataataaaaataataaaccaTTAAAAGGTGTGGATAAGCAATGCAAAACATTGATAGCAAATATTCGCAATAATAACGATGTGGAACTATCACAATATAAACTAGGTAATCGCATTGGTGATGCTAATGCCAATGACATAGTGAATGCCGTTAAAACTATAAACCAATATAATAcagattttaatacaaaatatgaaaGAACTCCAGAAGAGCAAGAACTTATTGATATTATGAATGAACGTGAAATACCATTCACTGATCTATCTCGCAAATCTCTATTATTGATAATAAATAGCCAAATTATAGACTTAATTAAAGATAATACAATAGATCTTCAAGATTTAATTGATCTAGATGAAGAAACCCTAGAATTTATTCTCAATAGGGATGAAATTATACAAGCACTGAAGGATAAGACAGTGTATCTTGATGATTTGATAGATTTAAGAGATAATTTAGACGAATTTAGTGAAGCTCTCAACGAATATAGTGTGGAATATAtagtaaaatcttataaagaaGATCCGCTCCACTTGAAATTTATGGCAGATGGCCCATGGGACATTGTATATATGAATTCTGATGATGAGAACATAGTCAGATTTGCTATAGAACATCAATACATAGATGATGAGGATGTAGCTACGATTAGCGAGGAATTACTGAGAGGTAAAGATGAATCTGCTGCTAATATGGATTTCAATGCAATACTTCTACGGATAGAGCACGAGGGAGAACTGGAAGAGTATAGTTCATATGAGATAGATGAAGAAGAGTATAATAATGAATACAGTGATGTAGAAAGTATGGGACAAGTCGACCATTCGTAA
- the LOC143375984 gene encoding uncharacterized protein LOC143375984 → MQNTGSKKKLDERIHNLKENLTNVPSHVFGEHKECQKLEYFCNKYSDPNRVDYIPQLREDGIYQSIEEAVQNTGQPLFTKADSLLHGLNNNAVESFNNIIAKFIGGKSIKFGRGGSYQGRVSAAVVQYNTKEAFSRLSTAMDKEPTTIVRKLDGRRKRAAEKAMEYKKEAKASSFRNEKQSCDQDYSSSAEKPDMEETVYSSECERHAAILHEWQTMRYKIEMEIRDQANSEKWVDCRKTLLTPSNFGKVCRLRKDTPRANTLKSIMYPQLQNLRSLEYGRESEANSLRQLEEELGIDILSCGLFIDATVPHLGATSDGLMDDDTIIEVKCPDSAKDLSPAEAIEKLPAIRRIFRGDGMNKIHHYYYQVQGQLPITNRQQALFCLWTPKGMKVITVPSIIDIIMFHLFVLAMRF, encoded by the coding sequence ATGCAGAATACCGGTTCCAAGAAGAAACTCGATGAACGAATACACAATTTGAAGGAAAACTTGACAAATGTACCGAGTCACGTTTTCGGTGAACACAAAGAGTGTCAGAAGTTAGAATACTTCTGTAACAAATACTCTGATCCCAACAGAGTAGACTACATTCCACAACTGAGAGAAGATGGTATTTATCAAAGTATCGAAGAAGCGGTGCAGAATACCGGTCAGCCACTTTTCACTAAAGCTGACAGTTTGCTGCACGGTCTAAACAACAATgctgttgaaagttttaataatatcattgcTAAATTCATCGGAGGCAAAAGCATAAAGTTTGGACGAGGGGGCTCATATCAAGGTAGAGTCTCCGCTGCAGTCGTCCAATATAACACAAAAGAGGCGTTTAGCAGATTGAGTACGGCAATGGATAAAGAGCCGACAACAATAGTAAGAAAGCTGGATGGACGACGGAAGCGTGCAGCAGAAAAGGCaatggaatataaaaaagaagcgaaagcatcCTCCTTCCGAAATGAAAAACAATCGTGCGACCAGGATTACAGCTCCAGCGCAGAAAAACCAGATATGGAAGAGACAGTATACTCTTCCGAGTGTGAAAGGCACGCGGCTATACTCCATGAGTGGCAAACGATGCGATACAAGATCGAAATGGAAATTCGCGATCAGGCGAATAGCGAAAAGTGGGTTGATTGTAGGAAAACATTATTAACTCCATCCAATTTCGGCAAGGTATGCCGGTTACGAAAGGATACACCACGGGCAAATACTTTGAAGAGTATAATGTACCCGCAACTCCAAAATTTACGTTCTCTCGAATACGGAAGGGAAAGTGAGGCAAACTCCTTGAGACAACTGGAAGAAGAATTAGGAATCGATATTCTATCGTGTGGCCTCTTCATCGATGCCACTGTGCCTCACTTAGGTGCAACTTCTGACGGCCTCATGGACGATGATACCATCATCGAAGTAAAATGTCCCGATTCGGCGAAGGATTTATCGCCAGCTGAAGCAATAGAGAAACTTCCTGCAATACGGCGTATTTTCCGGGGTGATGGAATGAATAAAATTCATCACTACTATTATCAAGTGCAAGGACAATTGCCCATAACGAATAGGCAACAGGCTTTATTCTGTTTATGGACGCCGAAAGGAATGAAAGTTATAACAGTACCAAGTATTATAGATATAATAATGTTCCATCTCTTTGTGCTTGCGATGCGATTTTAG
- the Bin1 gene encoding histone deacetylase complex subunit SAP18, whose protein sequence is MTSAIESMVVDEKQLPEKPIDREKTCPLLLRVFCNTGRHHNIMEYSRGNVPSNELQIYTWMDATLREITGLVKEVNPDARSKGTYFDFSLVTPELRNSGYRMREIGVTCSGQKGADDNKTLAQARFTIGDYLDISITPPNRQPAIRRGALRQY, encoded by the exons ATGACATCTGCAATAGAATCTATGGTAGTAGATGAGAAGCAACTACCAGAGAAACCAATAGATAGGGAAAAG ACATGCCCACTTTTGCTTCGTGTATTTTGCAACACAGGACGGCATCATAATATAATGGAATACAGTAGAGGGAATGTACCATCAAATGAATTGCAAATATATACATG GATGGATGCAACGCTAAGAGAAATTACGGGACTAGTTAAAGAAGTAAATCCAGATGCTAGAAGTAAAGGGACATACTTTGATTTTTCATTAGTAACTCCCGAATTACGTAATTCTGGATACCGTATGCGTGAAATTGGTGTTACTTGTTCTGGGCAAAAAGGTGCAGATGATAACAAAACGCTTGCACAAGCAAG ATTTACAATTGGCGACTACTTAGATATTTCTATCACACCACCAAATCGACAGCCAGCGATTAGGCGTGGTGCACTACGTCAATATTAA
- the LOC143375986 gene encoding ciliary microtubule associated protein 1B-like isoform X3: MRHRTPIYIPSVGPGPQYDVSRLTNFGVDNPPAYTIACREPFKLRDLGPGPGAHHPERCPPMNHSIRPPAYSIKSRSKTKIADRGPGPNAYSLPTCIGPKIPDKPAQGAFSIGSYQELKQVRIGPGPAAYRNMDVDLIKRSAPAFSLKWRYQIAELDHSPGPQYFPQIDLGRRAPMYSFGIRYSECAGLPATELDED, translated from the exons ATGCGACATCGTACACCAATTTATATACCAAGTGTTGGTCCTGGACCACAATATGATGTTTCAAGATTAACAAATTTTGGAGTAGATAACCCACCTGCATATACAATAGCTTGCAGAGAACCTTTCAAAT TGAGAGATTTAGGACCAGGACCAGGAGCACATCACCCAGAACGATGTCCTCCAATGAATCATAGTATTAGACCTCCTGCATATTCCATCAAATCCAGAAGTAAAACCAAAATTGCTGATAGAGGCCCTGGTCCAAATGCATATAGTTTACCAACATGTATTGGTCCCAAAATTCCTGACAAACCAGCTCAGGGTGCATtttctat AGGTAGTTATCAAGAACTTAAGCAAGTGCGAATAGGTCCTGGTCCAGCAGCTTACAGGAATATGGATGTCGATCTTATAAAACGTAGTGCTCCAGCATTTAGTCTAAAATGGAGGTACCAAATCGCAGAACTAGACCATAGTCCAGGGCCACAATATTTCCCTCAAATTGATCTTGGAAGACGAGCACCTATGTACTCATTTGGTATTAGGTACAGTGAATGTGCTGGATTACCTGCTACAGAGTTAGACGAAGATTAA
- the LOC143375986 gene encoding ciliary microtubule associated protein 1A-like isoform X1 translates to MWTGETVAGTACFYIRKGPGPVYKLRPLVGYEDHCPSRHRNPAYSMRHRTPIYIPSVGPGPQYDVSRLTNFGVDNPPAYTIACREPFKLRDLGPGPGAHHPERCPPMNHSIRPPAYSIKSRSKTKIADRGPGPNAYSLPTCIGPKIPDKPAQGAFSIGSYQELKQVRIGPGPAAYRNMDVDLIKRSAPAFSLKWRYQIAELDHSPGPQYFPQIDLGRRAPMYSFGIRYSECAGLPATELDED, encoded by the exons atgtggacgggtgaaacggtagccgggaccgcatgcttctacatcagaaagg GTCCTGGACCCGTATATAAATTACGACCTTTAGTTGGATATGAAGATCATTGTCCATCTCGGCACAGAAATCCAGCATATAGTATGCGACATCGTACACCAATTTATATACCAAGTGTTGGTCCTGGACCACAATATGATGTTTCAAGATTAACAAATTTTGGAGTAGATAACCCACCTGCATATACAATAGCTTGCAGAGAACCTTTCAAAT TGAGAGATTTAGGACCAGGACCAGGAGCACATCACCCAGAACGATGTCCTCCAATGAATCATAGTATTAGACCTCCTGCATATTCCATCAAATCCAGAAGTAAAACCAAAATTGCTGATAGAGGCCCTGGTCCAAATGCATATAGTTTACCAACATGTATTGGTCCCAAAATTCCTGACAAACCAGCTCAGGGTGCATtttctat AGGTAGTTATCAAGAACTTAAGCAAGTGCGAATAGGTCCTGGTCCAGCAGCTTACAGGAATATGGATGTCGATCTTATAAAACGTAGTGCTCCAGCATTTAGTCTAAAATGGAGGTACCAAATCGCAGAACTAGACCATAGTCCAGGGCCACAATATTTCCCTCAAATTGATCTTGGAAGACGAGCACCTATGTACTCATTTGGTATTAGGTACAGTGAATGTGCTGGATTACCTGCTACAGAGTTAGACGAAGATTAA
- the LOC143375815 gene encoding uncharacterized protein LOC143375815: MPKCLKKGNRSICERAANPRKRKFHGNRYTEQHTLLASTSSEKLKDSMYDDILVDLSHGYVIINFISVFTFISQHLQCKTCKSDVQFLRSHDGGLGFRLNIECHCGTKNIESSPLVNKAYEINRRIVFVMRLLGVGLQRLNLFCSMMDICHGLSNAAYYAVLQTLHCGAKSVFELVRDEACKEEIRRNTEEGNEPLHLSVSGDGSWKKRGFSSLFGVASLVGKYSNKVVDVVIKSAFCQSCANWKNTEDTPEYDEWKKSHAEDCTANHIGSAGKMEVDAVLEMFLRSEELHGVKYTNYIGDGGTKTFKAIVDKNPYEDVIVTKKECVGHVQKRMGTRLRAVKKAHAGIGGKGIGKLTNIMINKLTQYYGLAIRRNPNSAEDMKQAVWATYYHMSSTDANPHHEYCLKGQKSWCKWQRAAAVGELDSFQHPPPLNDMVLKAIRPVYEDLSSSNLLQRCTGGNTQNNNESFNACVWTLAPKHLHCGAQAVEIATYLAVCTFNNGYAPLLKLMNVLGLHVGPRAKMFAEDADRRRVAAAEHQDSLLYKKAKIAKKDTTEYQQQLFEETEGLLYGPGIAD, from the coding sequence ATGCCTAAGTGCTTGAAAAAAGGTAATCGTAGTATCTGTGAACGTGCAGCTAATCCACGGAAAAGGAAATTTCACGGTAATCGGTATACGGAACAGCATACATTGCTCGCAAGTACGTCGAGTGAGAAGTTGAAGGATTCAATGTATGATGACATACTTGTTGATCTTTCCCATGGCTACGTGATCATAAATTTTATATCTGTATTTACATTCATATCTCAGCATTTGCAATGTAAAACTTGCAAAAGTGATGTACAATTTTTACGTAGTCATGACGGTGGATTAGGGTTCAGATTAAATATTGAATGTCATTGTGGTACAAAGAACATTGAGTCCAGTCCTCTCGTAAATAAAGCCTACGAAATAAATCGTCGTATTGTGTTCGTAATGAGGTTATTAGGAGTAGGGTTGCAAAGATTGAATTTATTTTGTTCCATGATGGACATTTGTCACGGTCTTTCGAACGCCGCGTATTATGCTGTGCTTCAGACTTTACATTGTGGTGCAAAAAGTGTGTTCGAACTAGTACGAGACGAAGCATGTAAAGAAGAAATTAGAAGAAACACAGAAGAAGGAAACGAGCCATTGCACTTGAGTGTGTCGGGAGATGGATCGTGGAAGAAGCGAGGGTTTTCTTCATTATTTGGAGTGGCATCATTAGTGGGAAAATACAGCAATAAAGTTGTGGACGTTGTTATAAAATCTGCGTTTTGCCAATCTTGTGCCAACTGGAAAAATACGGAAGATACACCCGAATATGATGAATGGAAAAAGTCCCACGCTGAAGACTGCACAGCTAACCACATAGGTAGTGCAGGTAAAATGGAAGTTGACGCTGTATTAGAAATGTTTCTTCGTTCTGAGGAACTGCACGGTGTCAAATATACTAATTATATCGGCGATGGAGGCACAAAGACTTTCAAAGCCATTGTGGATAAAAACCCGTACGAAGATGTCATCGTTACCAAGAAGGAATGTGTGGGGCATGTACAAAAGAGGATGGGGACTCGACTACGAGCCGTCAAGAAAGCCCATGCAGGTATCGGAGGAAAAGGTATAGGCAAATTGACAAATataatgataaataaattgacccAGTATTATGGCCTGGCTATTAGGAGAAATCCTAATTCTGCTGAAGACATGAAGCAAGCAGTGTGGGCAACATATTATCATATGTCTTCAACGGATGCCAATCCACATCATGAATATTGTCTAAAAGGTCAGAAAAGTTGGTGTAAGTGGCAACGTGCTGCAGCAGTGGGTGAACTGGACTCATTTCAACATCCCCCGCCCCTCAATGACATGGTTCTGAAAGCTATACGACCTGTTTACGAGGATCTATCTTCGAGCAATTTATTACAACGTTGCACTGGAGGCAATACGCAAAACAACAACGAAAGCTTCAACGCATGTGTGTGGACTTTGGCTCCGAAGCATCTCCATTGTGGAGCTCAAGCAGTGGAAATAGCAACATATTTGGCTGTTTGTACGTTCAATAATGGTTATGCACCATTATTGAAATTAATGAACGTGCTAGGACTACATGTAGGACCACGTGCTAAAATGTTTGCGGAGGACGCCGACCGTCGGCGCGTAGCCGCCGCTGAACACCAAGattcacttttatataaaaaggccaaaattgcaaaaaaagatACTACAGAATATCAACAGCAGCTTTTTGAAGAGACGGAAGGATTATTGTATGGTCCCGGAATAGCGGATTag
- the LOC143375732 gene encoding uncharacterized protein LOC143375732: protein MSTQKGNSNRSRPQKYQNHTAFKNDLHDKSNKIKIINNIEVANVCEKCKKIIEWKIKYKKYKPLKAPAKCVKCEQKSVKHAYHNMCLPCAKQFDVCPKCNEKGEIIEGEPNKEESVKLDTELQALLKELPERKRRTFIRYMNRNATNKNNSKKNKNVRTNENNEEDDNKEQKENKTEIGSISRSDLLLKLKLLTTQEVDNSDFTDDDVDSDLSV from the exons atgagtACACAAAAAGGAAATTCGAATCGATCGAGACcacaaaaatatcaaaatcaTACTGCtttcaaaaatgatttgcatgataagtcgaataaaataaaaattattaataacattgaGGTTGCTAATGTatgtgaaaaatgtaaaaaaataattgagtggaaaataaaatataagaaatataaacctttaaaagcaCCTGCGAAATGTGTAAAATGTGAACAAAAATCAGTAAAACATGCATATCACAATATGTGTTTACCTTGTGCTAAGCAGTTTGATGTCTGTCCAAAGTGTAATGAAAAAGGTGAAATCATTGAAGGAGAACCCAATAAAGAGGAATCTGTTAAGCTAGATACAGAGTTGCAAGCTCTTCTTAAAGAGTTACCTGAACGAAAACGTAGAACATTTATACGCTATATGAATCGTAATG ctacaaataaaaataactcaaagaaaaataagaatgtTAGAACCAATGAAAATAATGAGGAAGATGATAATAAGgaacaaaaagaaaataaaactgaAATAGGGAGCATATCCAGAAGTgacttattattaaaattaaaattattaacaacTCAAGAAGTAGATAACAGCGACTTTACTGATGATGATGTTGATTCTGACTTGTctgtgtga
- the LOC143375986 gene encoding ciliary microtubule associated protein 1A-like isoform X2 — translation MENKENQQKILSCLIRGPGPVYKLRPLVGYEDHCPSRHRNPAYSMRHRTPIYIPSVGPGPQYDVSRLTNFGVDNPPAYTIACREPFKLRDLGPGPGAHHPERCPPMNHSIRPPAYSIKSRSKTKIADRGPGPNAYSLPTCIGPKIPDKPAQGAFSIGSYQELKQVRIGPGPAAYRNMDVDLIKRSAPAFSLKWRYQIAELDHSPGPQYFPQIDLGRRAPMYSFGIRYSECAGLPATELDED, via the exons ATGGAGAATAAAGAAAATCAACAAAAGATATTAAGTTGTTTGATAAGGG GTCCTGGACCCGTATATAAATTACGACCTTTAGTTGGATATGAAGATCATTGTCCATCTCGGCACAGAAATCCAGCATATAGTATGCGACATCGTACACCAATTTATATACCAAGTGTTGGTCCTGGACCACAATATGATGTTTCAAGATTAACAAATTTTGGAGTAGATAACCCACCTGCATATACAATAGCTTGCAGAGAACCTTTCAAAT TGAGAGATTTAGGACCAGGACCAGGAGCACATCACCCAGAACGATGTCCTCCAATGAATCATAGTATTAGACCTCCTGCATATTCCATCAAATCCAGAAGTAAAACCAAAATTGCTGATAGAGGCCCTGGTCCAAATGCATATAGTTTACCAACATGTATTGGTCCCAAAATTCCTGACAAACCAGCTCAGGGTGCATtttctat AGGTAGTTATCAAGAACTTAAGCAAGTGCGAATAGGTCCTGGTCCAGCAGCTTACAGGAATATGGATGTCGATCTTATAAAACGTAGTGCTCCAGCATTTAGTCTAAAATGGAGGTACCAAATCGCAGAACTAGACCATAGTCCAGGGCCACAATATTTCCCTCAAATTGATCTTGGAAGACGAGCACCTATGTACTCATTTGGTATTAGGTACAGTGAATGTGCTGGATTACCTGCTACAGAGTTAGACGAAGATTAA